In Deltaproteobacteria bacterium, a single genomic region encodes these proteins:
- a CDS encoding Hsp70 family protein — MSDDVLAIGIDLGTTNCALAWATGDGPPQALPIPQVVAAGELAAQPLLPSFLFVPAPEQFAAGALALPWYPQARDVVGSFARSQGATTPARLVASAKSWLSHAGVDRQGEILPWQAPDEVPKCSPVQAAARYLGHLRAAWEQAHPDTPLEEQDVVLTVPASFDAVARELTVQAAMLAGFEAPTLLEEPQAAMYDWLAQHGDGWRTQLAVGDVVLVVDIGGGTTDFSLIAVREDDGVLALERIAVGDHILLGGDNIDLALAHAVRAQLEQDGTAIDEWQMRALTHACRGAKESLLGDPALREAEIAIAGRGSRLIGNTVRATVTRAQIDAIVLEGFLPLVDATARPQVPRRVGLQTVGLPYPSDAAITRHLAAFLARGATASEGSFVHPTAILFNGGVTRASTVRARIVEVLTAWLSAAGAPAPKVLAGTDADLAVCRGAAHYAQVRRHGGVRIKGGTVQSYYVGIERVELAVPGVPPRIDAVCVAPFGMEEGSACELPQLFALVVGEEVTFRFFGSSIRKDDRVGAVVPPGELVELSPIETTLPAAEDAPEEIVQVRLQTRVTEVGTLDLAAVEHGGAARRWRLSFDVRGS, encoded by the coding sequence ATGAGCGACGACGTCCTCGCGATCGGCATCGACCTCGGCACCACCAACTGCGCGCTGGCCTGGGCGACCGGCGACGGCCCGCCGCAGGCGCTGCCGATCCCCCAAGTGGTCGCGGCTGGCGAGCTCGCGGCCCAGCCGCTGCTGCCGTCGTTCCTGTTCGTGCCCGCACCCGAGCAGTTCGCCGCCGGTGCGCTCGCGCTGCCGTGGTACCCGCAGGCACGCGACGTGGTCGGCAGCTTCGCACGCAGCCAAGGCGCGACCACACCCGCACGGCTGGTCGCGTCGGCGAAGAGCTGGCTGTCCCACGCCGGTGTCGATCGACAGGGCGAGATCCTGCCGTGGCAAGCCCCCGACGAGGTGCCCAAGTGCTCGCCGGTGCAGGCCGCCGCGCGCTACCTCGGTCACCTGCGCGCGGCGTGGGAGCAGGCCCACCCCGACACGCCGCTCGAGGAGCAGGACGTGGTGCTCACGGTGCCGGCCTCGTTCGACGCGGTCGCGCGCGAGCTCACCGTGCAGGCCGCGATGCTGGCCGGCTTCGAGGCCCCGACCCTGCTCGAGGAGCCGCAGGCGGCGATGTACGACTGGCTCGCGCAGCACGGCGACGGCTGGCGCACGCAGCTCGCCGTCGGCGACGTGGTCTTGGTGGTCGACATCGGCGGTGGCACCACCGACTTCTCGCTGATCGCCGTGCGCGAGGACGACGGCGTGCTCGCGCTCGAGCGCATCGCAGTCGGTGATCACATCCTGCTGGGCGGCGACAACATCGATCTCGCGCTGGCCCACGCCGTGCGGGCCCAGCTCGAGCAGGACGGCACCGCGATCGACGAGTGGCAGATGCGCGCGCTGACCCACGCCTGTCGTGGCGCCAAGGAATCGCTGCTCGGCGATCCTGCGCTGCGCGAGGCCGAGATCGCGATCGCTGGCCGCGGCAGTCGGCTCATCGGCAACACCGTGCGCGCGACCGTGACACGCGCGCAGATCGACGCGATCGTGCTGGAGGGCTTCCTGCCCCTGGTCGACGCCACCGCGAGGCCGCAGGTGCCACGGCGCGTGGGTCTGCAGACCGTCGGCCTGCCCTACCCCAGCGACGCCGCGATCACGCGCCACCTCGCGGCGTTCCTCGCCCGCGGCGCGACCGCGAGCGAGGGCAGCTTCGTGCACCCGACCGCGATCCTCTTCAACGGCGGCGTCACGCGGGCGTCGACCGTGCGCGCGCGCATCGTCGAGGTGCTCACGGCGTGGTTGTCCGCTGCCGGCGCGCCCGCGCCGAAGGTGCTCGCCGGCACCGATGCCGACCTCGCGGTCTGCCGTGGTGCCGCCCACTACGCGCAGGTGCGTCGCCACGGCGGCGTGCGCATCAAAGGTGGCACCGTGCAGAGCTACTACGTCGGCATCGAGCGCGTCGAGCTGGCGGTGCCCGGCGTGCCGCCGCGCATCGACGCGGTCTGCGTGGCGCCGTTCGGCATGGAGGAGGGCAGCGCATGCGAGCTGCCGCAGCTGTTCGCGCTGGTGGTCGGCGAGGAGGTCACCTTCCGCTTCTTCGGCTCCTCGATCCGCAAAGACGATCGCGTCGGCGCGGTGGTGCCCCCGGGCGAGCTGGTCGAGCTGTCGCCCATCGAGACCACGCTGCCCGCCGCCGAGGACGCCCCCGAGGAGATCGTGCAGGTCCGCCTGCAGACCCGCGTGACCGAGGTCGGCACGCTCGATCTCGCCGCGGTCGAGCACGGCGGCGCAGCGCGGCGGTGGCGGCTCAGCTTCGACGTGCGCGGCAGCTGA